From a region of the Alnus glutinosa chromosome 1, dhAlnGlut1.1, whole genome shotgun sequence genome:
- the LOC133860060 gene encoding uncharacterized protein LOC133860060: MATTSGNMKGFYRQKKNSGITKPSSNTKKASKPSSSLKKSPKHAATCGSDVTQPAALLSHGSPDLKDDYDENEEVLREFDMNMAYGPCLGMTRLARWERARALGLNPPGEIEDFLKAGKVGIQCLWDGRV; the protein is encoded by the exons ATGGCAACGACGTCAGGGAATATGAAGGGATTCTACAGGCAGAAGAAGAACAGCGGCATCACGAAGCCCTCTTCCAACACCAAGAAGGCCTCaaagccttcttcttctctcaagAAATCGCCCAAACACGCCGCCACTTGCGGCTCCGATGTCACCCAACCCGCCGCCCTCCTCTCCCACGGCTCCCCTGACCTCAaag ATGACTATGACGAGAATGAGGAAGTGTTGCGGGAATTCGACATGAACATGGCGTACGGGCCGTGTCTGGGGATGACCAGGTTGGCTCGGTGGGAGCGAGCCCGTGCTCTGGGTCTGAACCCTCCTGGAGAAATTGAGGACTTTCTGAAAGCTGGGAAAGTTGGGATCCAGTGTTTGTGGGATGGCCGCGTGTAG